In Phocoena phocoena chromosome 8, mPhoPho1.1, whole genome shotgun sequence, the following are encoded in one genomic region:
- the C2CD2L gene encoding phospholipid transfer protein C2CD2L isoform X3 — MDPDWGQRDVGWAALLVLFAASLLTVLGWLLQYARGLWLARARGGRGPGPALAAEPAGSLRELGAWRSLLRLRATRAGAPEEPGVRGLLASLFAFKSFRENWQRAWVRALNEQACRDGSSIQIAFEEVPQLPPKASISHVTCTDQSERTMVLHCQLSAEEVMFPVSVTQQSPAAVSMETYHVTLTLPPTQRGEEQVELSTIEELIEDSIVSTQPAMMVNLRACSAPGGLVPGEKPPMVPQAQPAIPRPTRLFLRQLRASHLGRELEGTGEVCCVAELDNPMQQKWTKPMRAGPEVEWSEDLALDLGPQSRELILKVLRSSSCGDTEFLGQATMSVASPSRPLSRRQVCPLTPGPGKALGQAATMAVELQYEEGSPRNLGTPTPSTPRPSITPTKKIELDRTIMPDGTIVTTVTTVQSRPRVDGKLDSPSRSPSKVEVTEKTTTVLSESGGPSSTSHSSSRESHLSNGLDPVAETAIRQLTEPSGRAAKKTPTKRSTLIISGVSKVPIAQDELALSLGYAASLEASMQDDAGPSGGPSSPPSDPPAMSPGPLDALSSPTSVQEADETTRSDISERPSVDDVESETGSTGALETRSLKDHKVSFLRSGTKLIFRRRPRQKEAGLSQSHDDLSNATATPSVRKKAGSFSRRLIKRFSFKSKPKANGNPSPQL, encoded by the exons ATGGATCCAGACTGGGGGCAGCGGGACGTGGGCTGGGCGGCCCTGCTGGTCCTCTTCGCCGCCTCGCTGCTTACGGTGTTGGGCTGGCTGCTGCAGTATGCCCGGGGCTTGTGGCTGGCGCGGGCCCGCGGGGGCCGGGGCCCGGGACCCGCCTTAGCTGCCGAGCCCGCCGGCTCCCTGCGGGAGCTGGGCGCTTGGCGCTCGCTGCTGAGGCTGCGGGCGACTCGGGCCGGCGCCCCTGAGGAGCCAGGCGTCAGGGGCCTCCTGGCGTCGCTCTTCGCCTTCAAGTCTTTCCGGGAGAACTGGCAGCGGGCTTGGGTGCGAGCGTTGAACGAGCAGGCCTGCAGGGATGGG AGCTCCATCCAAATCGCCTTTGAGGAGGTGCCCCAACTCCCACCCAAAGCCAGCATCAGTCATGTGACCTGCACAGACCAATCAGAGCGCACCATG GTGCTGCATTGCCAGCTCTCTGCTGAGGAGGTGATGTTTCCAGTCtctgtgacccagcagtcccCCGCTGCCGTCTCCATGGAGACCTACCACGTCACTCTGACACTGCCACCAACACAG AGAGGTGAGGAGCAAGTAGAGCTCTCCACTATCGAGGAGCTGATCGAGGATTCCATAGTCAGCACCCAGCCAGCTATGATGGTCAACCTCAGGGCTTGCTCTGCCCCTGGGGGCCTG GTACCCGGTGAGAAGCCACCTATGGTGCCCCAAGCCCAGCCAGCCATCCCCAGACCTACCCGGTTATTCCTAAGGCAGCTTCGAGCATCTCACCTGGGACGTGAGCTGGAAG GCACTGGGGAAGTGTGCTGTGTAGCTGAGCTCGACAACCCTATGCAACAGAAGTGGACCAAGCCCATGAGGGCTGGGCCCGAGGTGGAGTGGAGCGAGGACCTGGCACT GGATCTGGGGCCCCAGAGCCGGGAGCTGATCCTCAAAGTGCTGAGGAGTAGCAGCTGTGGAGACA CTGAATTCCTGGGCCAGGCCACAATGTCTGTGGCCTCCCCTTCCAGACCACTGTCCCGAAGACAGGTGTGCCCACTCACCCCTGGGCCAGGTAAAGCCCTGGGGCAGGCAGCCACCATGGCAGTAGAG CTTCAGTATGAGGAGGGCTCCCCCCGGAACCTGGGcactcccaccccctccactcCACGCCCCAGCATCACACCTACCAAGAAGATTGAGCTTGACCGGACCATCATGCCCGATGGCACCATTGTCACCACAGTCACCACCGTCCAGTCCCGGCCCCGGGTAGATGGCAAATTAG aCTCCCCCTCCCGCTCCCCGTCCAAGGTGGAGGTGACTGAGAAGACAACAACTGTGCTGAGCGAGAGCGGTGGCCCCAGCAGTACCTCCCACAGCAGCAGCC GGGAGAGCCACCTTTCCAACGGCTTGGACCCTGTAGCAGAGACAGCCATTCGCCAGCTGACTGAGCCCAGCGGGAGGGCAGCCAAGAAGACACCCACCAAGCGTAGCACACTCATCATCTCCGGGGTTTCCAAG GTGCCCATTGCCCAGGACGAGTTGGCACtatccctgggctatgcggcatCCCTGGAAGCCTCAATGCAGGATGATGCAGGGCCCAGTGGAGGTCCCTCTTCACCTCCCTCAGACCCACCAGCCATGTCCCCAGGACCCCTAGATGCCCTCTCCAGTCCCACGAGTGTCCAGGAAGCAGATGAGACAACACGTTCGGACATTTCTGAGAGGCCCTCTGTGGATGACGTTGAGTCGGAAACAGGGTCTACTGGTGCGCTGGAAACCCGCAGCCTCAAGGATCACAAAG TGAGCTTCCTGCGCAGTGGCACTAAGCTCATCTTCCGCCGGAGGCCTCGTCAGAAGGAAGCCGGTCTGAGCCAATCACACGATGACCTCTCCAACGCGACGGCCACACCCAGCGTCCGAAAGAAGGCTGGCAGCTTTTCTCGCCGTCTTATCAAGCGCTTTTCCTTCAAATCCAAACCTAAGGCCAATGGcaaccccagcccccagctctga
- the C2CD2L gene encoding phospholipid transfer protein C2CD2L isoform X1 — protein MDPDWGQRDVGWAALLVLFAASLLTVLGWLLQYARGLWLARARGGRGPGPALAAEPAGSLRELGAWRSLLRLRATRAGAPEEPGVRGLLASLFAFKSFRENWQRAWVRALNEQACRDGSSIQIAFEEVPQLPPKASISHVTCTDQSERTMVLHCQLSAEEVMFPVSVTQQSPAAVSMETYHVTLTLPPTQLEVNLEEIPGEGLLVSWAFTDRPDLRLTVLPKLQNRERGEEQVELSTIEELIEDSIVSTQPAMMVNLRACSAPGGLVPGEKPPMVPQAQPAIPRPTRLFLRQLRASHLGRELEGTGEVCCVAELDNPMQQKWTKPMRAGPEVEWSEDLALDLGPQSRELILKVLRSSSCGDTEFLGQATMSVASPSRPLSRRQVCPLTPGPGKALGQAATMAVELQYEEGSPRNLGTPTPSTPRPSITPTKKIELDRTIMPDGTIVTTVTTVQSRPRVDGKLDSPSRSPSKVEVTEKTTTVLSESGGPSSTSHSSSPGESHLSNGLDPVAETAIRQLTEPSGRAAKKTPTKRSTLIISGVSKVPIAQDELALSLGYAASLEASMQDDAGPSGGPSSPPSDPPAMSPGPLDALSSPTSVQEADETTRSDISERPSVDDVESETGSTGALETRSLKDHKVSFLRSGTKLIFRRRPRQKEAGLSQSHDDLSNATATPSVRKKAGSFSRRLIKRFSFKSKPKANGNPSPQL, from the exons ATGGATCCAGACTGGGGGCAGCGGGACGTGGGCTGGGCGGCCCTGCTGGTCCTCTTCGCCGCCTCGCTGCTTACGGTGTTGGGCTGGCTGCTGCAGTATGCCCGGGGCTTGTGGCTGGCGCGGGCCCGCGGGGGCCGGGGCCCGGGACCCGCCTTAGCTGCCGAGCCCGCCGGCTCCCTGCGGGAGCTGGGCGCTTGGCGCTCGCTGCTGAGGCTGCGGGCGACTCGGGCCGGCGCCCCTGAGGAGCCAGGCGTCAGGGGCCTCCTGGCGTCGCTCTTCGCCTTCAAGTCTTTCCGGGAGAACTGGCAGCGGGCTTGGGTGCGAGCGTTGAACGAGCAGGCCTGCAGGGATGGG AGCTCCATCCAAATCGCCTTTGAGGAGGTGCCCCAACTCCCACCCAAAGCCAGCATCAGTCATGTGACCTGCACAGACCAATCAGAGCGCACCATG GTGCTGCATTGCCAGCTCTCTGCTGAGGAGGTGATGTTTCCAGTCtctgtgacccagcagtcccCCGCTGCCGTCTCCATGGAGACCTACCACGTCACTCTGACACTGCCACCAACACAG TTGGAAGTTAACCTGGAGGAAATCCCTGGCGAGGGCCTGCTTGTATCCTGGGCCTTCACGGATCGCCCAGATCTCAGGCTGACAGTGCTTCCCAAGCTGCAGAACAGGGAG AGAGGTGAGGAGCAAGTAGAGCTCTCCACTATCGAGGAGCTGATCGAGGATTCCATAGTCAGCACCCAGCCAGCTATGATGGTCAACCTCAGGGCTTGCTCTGCCCCTGGGGGCCTG GTACCCGGTGAGAAGCCACCTATGGTGCCCCAAGCCCAGCCAGCCATCCCCAGACCTACCCGGTTATTCCTAAGGCAGCTTCGAGCATCTCACCTGGGACGTGAGCTGGAAG GCACTGGGGAAGTGTGCTGTGTAGCTGAGCTCGACAACCCTATGCAACAGAAGTGGACCAAGCCCATGAGGGCTGGGCCCGAGGTGGAGTGGAGCGAGGACCTGGCACT GGATCTGGGGCCCCAGAGCCGGGAGCTGATCCTCAAAGTGCTGAGGAGTAGCAGCTGTGGAGACA CTGAATTCCTGGGCCAGGCCACAATGTCTGTGGCCTCCCCTTCCAGACCACTGTCCCGAAGACAGGTGTGCCCACTCACCCCTGGGCCAGGTAAAGCCCTGGGGCAGGCAGCCACCATGGCAGTAGAG CTTCAGTATGAGGAGGGCTCCCCCCGGAACCTGGGcactcccaccccctccactcCACGCCCCAGCATCACACCTACCAAGAAGATTGAGCTTGACCGGACCATCATGCCCGATGGCACCATTGTCACCACAGTCACCACCGTCCAGTCCCGGCCCCGGGTAGATGGCAAATTAG aCTCCCCCTCCCGCTCCCCGTCCAAGGTGGAGGTGACTGAGAAGACAACAACTGTGCTGAGCGAGAGCGGTGGCCCCAGCAGTACCTCCCACAGCAGCAGCC CAGGGGAGAGCCACCTTTCCAACGGCTTGGACCCTGTAGCAGAGACAGCCATTCGCCAGCTGACTGAGCCCAGCGGGAGGGCAGCCAAGAAGACACCCACCAAGCGTAGCACACTCATCATCTCCGGGGTTTCCAAG GTGCCCATTGCCCAGGACGAGTTGGCACtatccctgggctatgcggcatCCCTGGAAGCCTCAATGCAGGATGATGCAGGGCCCAGTGGAGGTCCCTCTTCACCTCCCTCAGACCCACCAGCCATGTCCCCAGGACCCCTAGATGCCCTCTCCAGTCCCACGAGTGTCCAGGAAGCAGATGAGACAACACGTTCGGACATTTCTGAGAGGCCCTCTGTGGATGACGTTGAGTCGGAAACAGGGTCTACTGGTGCGCTGGAAACCCGCAGCCTCAAGGATCACAAAG TGAGCTTCCTGCGCAGTGGCACTAAGCTCATCTTCCGCCGGAGGCCTCGTCAGAAGGAAGCCGGTCTGAGCCAATCACACGATGACCTCTCCAACGCGACGGCCACACCCAGCGTCCGAAAGAAGGCTGGCAGCTTTTCTCGCCGTCTTATCAAGCGCTTTTCCTTCAAATCCAAACCTAAGGCCAATGGcaaccccagcccccagctctga
- the C2CD2L gene encoding phospholipid transfer protein C2CD2L isoform X2, translated as MDPDWGQRDVGWAALLVLFAASLLTVLGWLLQYARGLWLARARGGRGPGPALAAEPAGSLRELGAWRSLLRLRATRAGAPEEPGVRGLLASLFAFKSFRENWQRAWVRALNEQACRDGSSIQIAFEEVPQLPPKASISHVTCTDQSERTMVLHCQLSAEEVMFPVSVTQQSPAAVSMETYHVTLTLPPTQLEVNLEEIPGEGLLVSWAFTDRPDLRLTVLPKLQNRERGEEQVELSTIEELIEDSIVSTQPAMMVNLRACSAPGGLVPGEKPPMVPQAQPAIPRPTRLFLRQLRASHLGRELEGTGEVCCVAELDNPMQQKWTKPMRAGPEVEWSEDLALDLGPQSRELILKVLRSSSCGDTEFLGQATMSVASPSRPLSRRQVCPLTPGPGKALGQAATMAVELQYEEGSPRNLGTPTPSTPRPSITPTKKIELDRTIMPDGTIVTTVTTVQSRPRVDGKLDSPSRSPSKVEVTEKTTTVLSESGGPSSTSHSSSRESHLSNGLDPVAETAIRQLTEPSGRAAKKTPTKRSTLIISGVSKVPIAQDELALSLGYAASLEASMQDDAGPSGGPSSPPSDPPAMSPGPLDALSSPTSVQEADETTRSDISERPSVDDVESETGSTGALETRSLKDHKVSFLRSGTKLIFRRRPRQKEAGLSQSHDDLSNATATPSVRKKAGSFSRRLIKRFSFKSKPKANGNPSPQL; from the exons ATGGATCCAGACTGGGGGCAGCGGGACGTGGGCTGGGCGGCCCTGCTGGTCCTCTTCGCCGCCTCGCTGCTTACGGTGTTGGGCTGGCTGCTGCAGTATGCCCGGGGCTTGTGGCTGGCGCGGGCCCGCGGGGGCCGGGGCCCGGGACCCGCCTTAGCTGCCGAGCCCGCCGGCTCCCTGCGGGAGCTGGGCGCTTGGCGCTCGCTGCTGAGGCTGCGGGCGACTCGGGCCGGCGCCCCTGAGGAGCCAGGCGTCAGGGGCCTCCTGGCGTCGCTCTTCGCCTTCAAGTCTTTCCGGGAGAACTGGCAGCGGGCTTGGGTGCGAGCGTTGAACGAGCAGGCCTGCAGGGATGGG AGCTCCATCCAAATCGCCTTTGAGGAGGTGCCCCAACTCCCACCCAAAGCCAGCATCAGTCATGTGACCTGCACAGACCAATCAGAGCGCACCATG GTGCTGCATTGCCAGCTCTCTGCTGAGGAGGTGATGTTTCCAGTCtctgtgacccagcagtcccCCGCTGCCGTCTCCATGGAGACCTACCACGTCACTCTGACACTGCCACCAACACAG TTGGAAGTTAACCTGGAGGAAATCCCTGGCGAGGGCCTGCTTGTATCCTGGGCCTTCACGGATCGCCCAGATCTCAGGCTGACAGTGCTTCCCAAGCTGCAGAACAGGGAG AGAGGTGAGGAGCAAGTAGAGCTCTCCACTATCGAGGAGCTGATCGAGGATTCCATAGTCAGCACCCAGCCAGCTATGATGGTCAACCTCAGGGCTTGCTCTGCCCCTGGGGGCCTG GTACCCGGTGAGAAGCCACCTATGGTGCCCCAAGCCCAGCCAGCCATCCCCAGACCTACCCGGTTATTCCTAAGGCAGCTTCGAGCATCTCACCTGGGACGTGAGCTGGAAG GCACTGGGGAAGTGTGCTGTGTAGCTGAGCTCGACAACCCTATGCAACAGAAGTGGACCAAGCCCATGAGGGCTGGGCCCGAGGTGGAGTGGAGCGAGGACCTGGCACT GGATCTGGGGCCCCAGAGCCGGGAGCTGATCCTCAAAGTGCTGAGGAGTAGCAGCTGTGGAGACA CTGAATTCCTGGGCCAGGCCACAATGTCTGTGGCCTCCCCTTCCAGACCACTGTCCCGAAGACAGGTGTGCCCACTCACCCCTGGGCCAGGTAAAGCCCTGGGGCAGGCAGCCACCATGGCAGTAGAG CTTCAGTATGAGGAGGGCTCCCCCCGGAACCTGGGcactcccaccccctccactcCACGCCCCAGCATCACACCTACCAAGAAGATTGAGCTTGACCGGACCATCATGCCCGATGGCACCATTGTCACCACAGTCACCACCGTCCAGTCCCGGCCCCGGGTAGATGGCAAATTAG aCTCCCCCTCCCGCTCCCCGTCCAAGGTGGAGGTGACTGAGAAGACAACAACTGTGCTGAGCGAGAGCGGTGGCCCCAGCAGTACCTCCCACAGCAGCAGCC GGGAGAGCCACCTTTCCAACGGCTTGGACCCTGTAGCAGAGACAGCCATTCGCCAGCTGACTGAGCCCAGCGGGAGGGCAGCCAAGAAGACACCCACCAAGCGTAGCACACTCATCATCTCCGGGGTTTCCAAG GTGCCCATTGCCCAGGACGAGTTGGCACtatccctgggctatgcggcatCCCTGGAAGCCTCAATGCAGGATGATGCAGGGCCCAGTGGAGGTCCCTCTTCACCTCCCTCAGACCCACCAGCCATGTCCCCAGGACCCCTAGATGCCCTCTCCAGTCCCACGAGTGTCCAGGAAGCAGATGAGACAACACGTTCGGACATTTCTGAGAGGCCCTCTGTGGATGACGTTGAGTCGGAAACAGGGTCTACTGGTGCGCTGGAAACCCGCAGCCTCAAGGATCACAAAG TGAGCTTCCTGCGCAGTGGCACTAAGCTCATCTTCCGCCGGAGGCCTCGTCAGAAGGAAGCCGGTCTGAGCCAATCACACGATGACCTCTCCAACGCGACGGCCACACCCAGCGTCCGAAAGAAGGCTGGCAGCTTTTCTCGCCGTCTTATCAAGCGCTTTTCCTTCAAATCCAAACCTAAGGCCAATGGcaaccccagcccccagctctga